The following DNA comes from Solanum stenotomum isolate F172 chromosome 11, ASM1918654v1, whole genome shotgun sequence.
CCTCGGTGGTATATAAACAAATCGATTCTCGTTCATATCTGCTTTCAGCTGCCTCAATGCTGCATTTGAATCACCATCATCCCTTGACATTTTGCATTTGTATCCATCGTCCCTAAAGTTCTCGTTTTCTTTTGTTGTGCTGTTGGATCCATGTCTGGATCCGCTATGGTGAAAATGGTTACCAGTGTGGGAGTCTGTTTTCCCATCTTCTGATGCTTTGTCAGCcttattttaaaaaggaaatataattcagctattattaaatattaaacaaGCAAAGACGAGTATAGGAACCCCCGCGAAAAGCAAATAAGAAAACTAGGTGAATCATGAATGCTCAACATCCAAACGGGTAAAACAATGCAGGCAGAGCTAGTTAATAAGTACACTAACCGCAAATCATGTTACTTCACCAAAACTTCATATTTAGGTTTCTTTAGGTGGTTAAACATTATTTAGTGTGTAAACTCAATATCTCAGAATTGATTTTAATCAATTTGGGATTATGTAGGTGATGCCTGAAAATGTAAAAGACATGCTTAACAGCTGGTAGCACTCATAAAAAATGGGTTAGTTGGTTGTTTGACCAACGGAAAGCATGGAAGAAAAGTCCACCAAAGAATAAGAATCGGCAACTTTCTAGAGGTGTCTTCCTAATCCTTGCCAAAGAAGGCTGAGAAGGTTGGGACGCAAGGTGGTTGTGCTCAAGCAACTATGGAAGTAGACTCCGTTAAAGAGTCATGTGCGTCGAAGAAATGTAATGTCATTCCATTGTGTATCTTGTGGACAGTTGGGCCTGAGAGAAACCATAGATATTTTGAGGATAAAATACAATCCTTACCTTTTGTAAAGTTCAGGTGTTTACAGAACAAGTGCTGGTGGTGCGATGTGAGCCCTGTAAATGATCCTAACTTGTTAGTGAAACTCATAGACTATCCCTAGAGGCTCAGAGGGAGAATCTAAGCACATTTCTGTAATTCTAATTCTATGCACTGGCCTAATCCTATCTTTTGATAATAAAATCTACCTTTAGTCATCTCTTCTTTGAATGTCAGGTGACAAAGGCATTGTGGAGTAGACTGTGTGGGTGGTTGGGGTTTCACAGAGTTATTCAAGATTGGGAGACTGAACTACGATTGGTATGTATGATGGCAAAACGGAAGGCAGGACGAGCTGAAATTGTAAGCAGTGTGATTGGTATGATAGTGTATGTTATATGGAGAGAAAGGAACAAGATCAGATTTCAGAATCGAAGCATGAGAGCTGATGAAGTGCTGAAGGAAATCGTGATGCATATGCACATCAAGAGAAAGAACAGGGCAAAGTGGCATACTACACTACAACAACTTAACGCCTATCCTTAGTGTCTGCGTAGGCTATTGCTGGAATGTATCACTGATATATATAAGTTGcttatattatttgattataGATAAGTAGATTGATAGATTGAAGAGTGAGCAGGTAGTTCAATACTGCTCTGGTTGTAATCGTACAATTCTGGTTATGAATGAAAATCTACAgttaaccaaaataaaaaaaacatctaCCTTgagtgatttttaaaaaaatccagTACTTCAATTTCCTACAAAGAAAACAAATCAGCTCGATGTGGTCTCAGGTTGAGTCTTCGGTTTGGTAGGTTCTCTCTAAATAAGCAAATAATGACCATCCTCAGCCAACATACGTTCAAATTAGTATTCTGAGATGTTCGACAGAACTAATACTAGTACATAACAAAATTCCAACTGTGAATAAGAAACAGTTAAAAGAGAATGGACTTGAcgtaaaaaacaaatatatagatTTCAGCTTAATTCTccatgttgttgaagttgtccCACAGAGCAAAATTAACTTTTATGCAGATATATCAGTAAGGAAAGGTGGTGATTTTTGAAGGTTGTTGATAGGTACTACCATCCCATCACATATTGACAAGGTTTTAAGGATGTGGGTGCAAGATCGTATAAATCAACCTTAATCACGGGGAAAGTAAAATACCTTATGGCTTTGATAGAAGTCCCAAAAATCTTCTATTATCCTTTCTTCTTCATGATCATCGTAAGCAGGTTCTAGTCCAGCGAAAACCACATTTTTGCAGTACAAAAGGTATGATtgtaaatcttttgaaaaatctgtcaaacaagaaaagaaacataACTCAAACAAgtaacaagaaaaagaaagcatAATTCCAACAAGTAACAATCGGTGCAACTTATAACCCCATGCTATATCTACATGTATCCAAAAATCAATGTAATGCCTCGCAATTACCATATGTATCACTGAGCTCATTGTatttttcttcaagaatcttcaAGAGTTTCGAAGCATCATAATTAgattttttactcaaaactgATGTACTATCATGAGGATCTGAATCACGTGAAGCTGAGTCTTCCTCGGTAACAGCACCTCTTGCATTGCAACTGAAACCACATTCTCCAGCTCCATTCTCAACAGCAGACACTAAATTATCCGAACAAGATGAAATCAGTTCCCATTTTCCGCCATTCAGGTCATAAAGAATCCTCATTGTCACAATCAGTATAGACATCACGCAAACACGAGAAGGCAGCCTGGAGTCATTATCTGATAAATACAACTCCGGAGGCATAGACCACTCATACACTTGGCATGCCTGAGGAAGAATTTTCTCAACAGGAAGCGATAAATGCTTGAGATAACGGGCAGCTATAGCATGGAAGTTCACTGAAGGCAATTCCAAGCCTATTTTCCTGGCAATGGAGGCAGCTAGGGACTCTAACTTTTGCAAGGTGACAGTTCTGATAGGCCTGAACATACGACTGGTACTGATAGGGCACGACCTTGTAGGAGGTCCCAACTGCTTCTCTATTTCAAGAAAAGCAGCAAAATATGGGAGCTTTCCTTCTAACGTCCACTTCAATATGTCTGTTGGCAAGATAGCTTCCCTTGCCACGTGACAGACAAGAAAAGAGATAGCCAGAGAACAAGGTAATGGAATCAAGTTTCTCAAAGATTTATGCCATATGGTTACTGCCCGTTTTCCAAGTAAATTGTGAGGTTCTGTTTTCTGGCTGCCAGTCGGCTGAGAAAGTTCTATTTCCCCTGAAATAAATACTGGAATTAGGTTCTAAAAGGGAAAGGTGAATACAGAAAGGAAATTCAACCTGCATAATATCAGAGTTTCACACCAACTGATTTCTCTCACTGAAGACATATAGAAAACTTAACAAACCCACTTTGCCAGACAGCCAGAGTATATGATTCAgaagtttttcataaatataGCCACCTACCATGAACCAAAGATAAAAGAGGACAGAACATCTTTTCCATCATGCTATACAAATTAGATCAAAAGCGAAGGACCAACATCCTAGAAGAAATTTCATTTTCGTTACACAAGATTGCCCATTAGAGACCAAGTTGATATGCTTAATTACTAGTCTTGCACTTTACTAGTGTTTTAAAAGAATGCAAGTGACAACAAGCATAGTAGTCAAACGTGCAATGTTAGgctaaaaattaattgattaatCTTCAGCTTCTAACTAATGATTGTTAACAAATCCTAGAGAAACAAGAACATGAAAATATCCCGATTTCCATCCTTGTGTATATAAAGATAATCAAAATGATACCTTGAGTTTGAGACTCTGATTCATGGATGACATCGTCTGCCCACTCATCACTCAACACGTTTTCATGTGCCAAGAGTCTTAACCAAATAGGCCCAGAAAGCCCAACAATCAGGGGGCTTACGTTAAATTTCTCCACCAGAGTCTTGCACTGCATTTGGATCATAGCTTGTAACCCCATAACATACCTCAACCGGATCTCTGAATAATAGTCTGTGTAAGTCAAAGAAATTTGAGATGATCCAAAATCACTAGGCACTGCAGGCCCAACTCCATCATCTCCATTACGCTCATCGTAGTCATCAAAGGTTTTCAAAGTCTCTAAATGCTGGGAGAGTTGTACCTGAGATATGGGTACAGGTTGACTGACCTGGCAATATTGACGGCGCTGACTAGTAGAGTACATACCCCCATCTACGTTGAATAGGTCATCATCATCAACACCCGTGTCCATGATGTCAACTGCTTGAGAGCCGCAACGAGTGCAATAGAAGAACCCATCACCGCCATCGTCAAAGGATAGATTGCCACAAACCTCGCAGCACCTTTGAATCTTCTCTGTCATTCTAATTTATTGTATGGGTCATTGATTGAATCCTCTGCATTAAAGCACCAATTATTTAGTCGAGTAACACCAGGTCAAATCAAGGAGGTTAAAATCTTCAATTCATTAAGATTCGATCTTGCTTAAGACACGGGCACTCTATGCTGTGAATCTAACTAAATCAGAAATATTCTCAAGaaactaaaggaaaaaaaaaaagatcaggCAAATAGAAATATTCCAAAGAAACTAAATCTAATATcagggaaaaaaaattgaaccaaaactagtttttttcttttgacgAAGTTACAATCAACAAAGGTAAGGTTGTGTACATCACCCAACCCACCCCAAActtcacttgtgggattacactgtaCTTCACATTGTGTTTTCACTTGTATCATTGTTGCTTATGGTGTTTCATTATCACATGATTTTTTATTGTACTTTTGCATTGTTCCTTGTTATTTGCTATATTCTCTACATTGTCTCCGTTTTCTATACCTGGATTCATTGCACTTGAGCGGAAGGTCcttcagaaacaacctctctacctctacAAGATAGCAATAAAGGTCTGCATACATTCTATCCTCcccagacctcacttgtggaatttcacaggatatattgttattgtataCTTCCCAAACAAAAACACACTTGTTAAAAATATCCCTATTTCTAACGGACGAAAactaaaaaagtttaaaaatttatacttttccTAACAAGGCTACTTATTTGGCATAGAACTTGTGATCTATAGGTCAAATACGAAGACAACCTTATTGTTGCTCCAACAATCCCCCAATAAGAAGGTTGTGTAAGGGTCAGTTATGCCCTAAATTTTATTCCTACCAAACATCAATTCTATATGTTAGCAATCACAAAACTAAGTAAAATCTGTGCAATTGAAACCAATAGAGACAATCAGgttcaaatttttataattacaaaaaaaatggctGCTCCTCCCTTACCCAAACATCTAGTTCGAGCcagaatatgaaaaaaaaaaattacttcctGAATGGAAAGTGAATCCCAAATAGTTGAATTCAATACACATGCTGAATAAcgaatgaaaaaacaaaaaaatactaataaatcTGATCACTTAaatttactactccctccgtcccattttatgtgaggtagtttgactcggcacggagtttaagaaagaaaggaagacttttaaaacttatggtctaaaatgaaggatagaaatttgtgtggatGTATATCATTTcgttaagggtaaaatagacattttatagttaaattgttactaaatatagaaatgtgtcattctttttggggctgactaaaaaggaaagtaagtcacataaattgggacagagggagtaacatAAATTGGGAAAAAACCTTATAACATATTTTTCCACTTATTTTTGCCTTTAAAGTTGTATTGAAATGTATTTAAACataaatattatgttatattCTTTGTAAGAggtataattaaatataatttcatcTTCAACTTTAGCTACATAAATTTCAACTTGATATTGTAAAAGAGAATGAAGTCAAAAAAATCTCCAGCTCACTTGTATTTACACTGTTACACTTGCCTAAACTCTACTCTCTTCCCAACCCACAAATTGTTTATACATGTAGTGAAGATGGGATCtggaagaaggaaaaaaaagttaataaaaatgGTGTCTTTATTACTAGTATACTAGTGTCTTTCTCACTCACCTATCCCCTTTTGCTCTTCAAGAACTTAGCTTTAGATACATTAaagtttggtttttttttttgatgacaaacattaaagtttgtttttttaacttaaaGTTCTGTCCTTTTCATCTTCCTGTTTACAGGACATTCCATTACTGTACCAATCTGTAGTACTTATCATTCTTGAAAGTAGTTAGTCAAAATTGGGTCTAAATGAGAGGTTTTTGGTGGTCTACTGTTTCTTCATTCATATAAGCAAAGTTGGTTGGACAAAAATAACTGTTAGAACCGAAATAATTAGGTGTAATAAGGAAGCTAACAAAACAAAGAAGACAAGCGAGAAATATATCAAGAAACCCAAAAATTTAAAGTGGTTTGGTCAAATGACCTacatccacaaaggagatggacaatctactatataaatataagagtacaaaatatagagagaaataatatCAACCAATTCACTCAAGAGGTTCATACAAATGATAACGTATCACTTGTATCTCACAAATTCTCTCCCCTAACCATAACTCTCAAAGCCCATTgaactacattgtgaatgttgattaagttagaaggaacacgCTTCTATTTATAGAGTCGACTAGCCAATCCTAaactttttcctaaaaggaaaacctatttatagTAAGAAAACCTATTTATAGTAAGAAACTAAGGACAATTAATACCCAACAAAAACAACCCCTATTGACTTGCTTATGGTATAGGGAAATGTAGAGTCTCTTGcttttgattttgatgtattGGTTATTGGTGAGTGAATTTAAGAAAAAGTGAATAGTATGTAGCAACAACCAAAATTAGATCAGTAATCtccaaattaagaaaacttaacaAGTAAAGATCAGTACTTTAAACAATTGAATACAGATAAATCCAACCCCAAATCAAATACACCCTCAACCCCCCAAAAA
Coding sequences within:
- the LOC125843592 gene encoding TATA box-binding protein-associated factor RNA polymerase I subunit B; the protein is MTEKIQRCCEVCGNLSFDDGGDGFFYCTRCGSQAVDIMDTGVDDDDLFNVDGGMYSTSQRRQYCQVSQPVPISQVQLSQHLETLKTFDDYDERNGDDGVGPAVPSDFGSSQISLTYTDYYSEIRLRYVMGLQAMIQMQCKTLVEKFNVSPLIVGLSGPIWLRLLAHENVLSDEWADDVIHESESQTQGEIELSQPTGSQKTEPHNLLGKRAVTIWHKSLRNLIPLPCSLAISFLVCHVAREAILPTDILKWTLEGKLPYFAAFLEIEKQLGPPTRSCPISTSRMFRPIRTVTLQKLESLAASIARKIGLELPSVNFHAIAARYLKHLSLPVEKILPQACQVYEWSMPPELYLSDNDSRLPSRVCVMSILIVTMRILYDLNGGKWELISSCSDNLVSAVENGAGECGFSCNARGAVTEEDSASRDSDPHDSTSVLSKKSNYDASKLLKILEEKYNELSDTYDFSKDLQSYLLYCKNVVFAGLEPAYDDHEEERIIEDFWDFYQSHKADKASEDGKTDSHTGNHFHHSGSRHGSNSTTKENENFRDDGYKCKMSRDDGDSNAALRQLKADMNENRFVYIPPRKNVKKKDGYIRYARKKDGAYLYAVHADYYILLRSCAKVAQVDVRTMHVGVLAFEKRLEMLEKRIDFCLCKRLPDDFCEFCRD